The Penaeus chinensis breed Huanghai No. 1 chromosome 16, ASM1920278v2, whole genome shotgun sequence sequence TAGGCAGGAGTTTCTAACGTCGAAACTCCCTTGGATTTGTACGGTGAAATGGCTCTTATGCTTAACTGGTCGAAGTGGATCGCTTTAATAATAAGATGATTTATCTGTTCGTAATTTCCTGTTTGTCTCTTACGTAAGGGCGAAGGATGAAGAAGactgagaaataaatataaacgaGAAATATGAGACTGTTGAAAGAGaggattctatctatctatctatctaattatctatctgtctctctcttttgctctctctttctttctactcatTAAAAGCAAATCTCAGAAAGAGTTCTCAAAAAAGTATCATTCAAATACAAAGTGAATGAATAAACCAAcacattctctttccccttgacTGTCGACTacgtgaggtgagtgagtgaataagtaagtGGTACCCCGCATTCAAGCATTAAACTGAACCTCAACAATATTGCTCAATGAGTCAAAAGTGGAGCGTCTTTCGCAGTCTTGAGATTATTTTCTCAGtgttgttgtgtttatgtatgtgataaTATACGTTTGAATTCACACATGAAATCACacgtttctttcctctttttacatCGCTTTAATTCCATCTTTTCTGTATTGCCGAATTcccaaaacaaacgcacacaaaattACTGAACTcaccacacaaacgcacatgaaaacccactctctcacacatacacatttacacttaGACTTCCAGACTCACGCACCTGGTTGAAGATCGTCTGTTCTGGACACAGGAAAGACCACTTGAACATCTGCGTGGATCCGTCGACCTGCAGGTAAGGGTAGCAGATGTGGAAGATctggagagaaaacgaaaacggtGGCTAATTTCTCTGTCAGGTTTATATCAATGATTTCATAGctgatatacatgcatgaatttgTACATAACAAGTATATAAATctacaatctacacacacacacacacacacacacacacacacacacatatatatatatatatatatatatatatatatatatatatatacatatatatatatacgtttgtatgtgtgtgtatatgtgcgtgtgcgtgtgtgtgtgtgtgtgtgtgtgtgtgtgtgtgtgtgtgtgtgtgtgtgtgtgggggggtgtgtgtgtgtgtgtgtgtgtgtgtgcgagtgtgtgtgtgtgtgtgtgtgtgtgcgtgtgtgtgtgtgagtgcgtgtgtgcgtgtgtgtgtgtgcgtgtgtgtgtgtgtgtgtgtatgtgtgtgtgtgtatgtgtgtgtgtgtgtatatgtgtgtgtatgtgtttgtgagtgtgtttgagtgtgtgtgtgtgtgtgtgtgtgtgtatgtgtgtgtatgtatgtgtgtgtgtttgtgagtgtgtttgagtgtgtgtgtgtgtgtgtgtgtgtgtgtgtttgagtgtgtgtgtatataatataatatatatacatacatatatatatagttgtgtgtgtgtgtgtgtgtttgtgtttgtgtgtgtgtgtgtgtgtgtttgcgtgtgtgtgtgtgtgtatgtgtgtgtgtgtgtgtgtgtgtgcgtgtgtgtgtgtgtgtgtttgtgagtgtgtttgagtgtgtgtggggtatatataatataatatatatatttagttgtgtgtgtgcgtgtttgtgtgtgtgtgtgtgtgtttgtgtgtttgtgtgtgagtgtgtttgagtgtgtgtgtgtgtgtgtgtgtataatataatataatataatatatatatatatatatatatatatatatttgtatgtgtgtgtgtgtgtgtgtgtatgtgtgtgggtgtgtgttaccTGGCAGTCGTTGTCCACATCGGCATAATACCCGTAGGAGAGTCCGTCGCAACTGAACGTGTCCCGGATGTTCGGTCTGACGGAGGAAGAGTTGCTGGGAAGACCCAGCGATCTCTCGACACTCGCCTGCCTCACTACCTGGAGgaatagacagaaaatagattgattgatttctTTGGGAATTGCTTTCGTATacgttgtcttcttttctttctccgttttcatATAAGTTGTCAGTGTTCTTGTTTTGGGAAGGATAAAAAGATATCTTGACATTTGTCTCGCTACCTTGACACAGAAGGAACATATTGAATGGTATATGGTATAAAGTAATGGCAGTGACCCATGGCACCATGAGTATGTTAATGATGAAAGCAGATGATGCCGTTTACGTGATTTGACAAAGTGGCCTTTACTGTGACTTTTAGTTCTTGAAGAAAGtggaattttcgttttttttttttttttttttttttttttatacaaacatacCTGTCATTGCTGGGAAAGGGGTTTTTATCTTATACTTGCTGTTTCATGTTTGTGCGAAATCCaggatgtgagtgtgtatatatatacatatacatagatacatacacacacacacacacacacacacacatacacacacacacacacacacacacacacacacacacacacacacacacacacacacacacacacacaaatacacacacacacacacacacacacacacaaacaaacacacacacacaaacacatacacacacacacacacacacacacacacacacacacacacacacacacacacacacacacacacacacacacacacgcacacacacacacacacacacacatatatatgtgtgtgtgtgtgtgtgtgtgtgtgtgtgtgtgtgtgtgtgtgtgtgtgtgtgtgtgtgtgtgtgtgtgcgtttgtaaagAAGTGACAAAAATAACATCTAAATGAAGTCCTCAAAGTCCCAGGAACGAACTGCTGAACTGTATCATAGTCTGAATTAATAACGTCCATCATAGTAATATACAATGTTTGCTCCCGCTGTTCCATGCACAGAAGAAAGTGTAACTGCAGACTTTCTAACGCTAATAGACATCACTAATATACAGTGAAATTAACATAAGATTAAGCTGAAGCGTTGAGGGATCAAATCCCCTTCCGTGATCCTGCCTTAACCAGTGAGAGATGGCGCTATAAGGTGGAGGGGAATGCTTGTAGCGCTTATTGGTCGTCTCCTGTTCAACTGTTGCGTTTTCTGGCgtccctcgctttctcttctctttctttctttattattttctctagtttttgttctcctttatattctttctttcactattattatctctcctttttgctctatttcttatcttctttctctattctctctctctctctctctctctctctctctctctctctctctctctctctctctctctctctctctctctctctctctctctctctctctctccctctctccctctctctctctatctatctatctctatctctatctctatttctatctctttcttatcttctttctctattctctctctctctctctttctctctctctctctctctctctctctctctctctctctctctctctctctctctctctctctccctctctcttctctctctctcctctctttctctctctctctttctctctctcttctttctctctctctctctctttctctctctctctctctctctctctctctctctctctctctctctctctctctctctctctctctctctctctatctatctatctccatctatatctctatctctatctctatctctatctctatctctatctctatctctctctctctctctctctctctctctctctctctctctctctccctctctctctctctctctctctctctctctctctctctctctctctctctttttctctctctctctttctctctctctctctctctctctctctctctctctctctcttctctctctctctctctctctctctctctctctctctctctctctctctctctctctctctctctctctccctctctctctctatctatctatccctatctctatctctatctctatctctatctctatctctatctctatctctatctctatctctttcatctctctctctctctatctctatctctatctctatctctatcgctatctttatctctctctctctctctctctctttttttttctctctctctctctctctctctctctctctctctctctctctctctctctctctctatctctatctctatctctatctctatctctatctctatctctatctctctttctgtctctgtctctgtctctgtctctgtctctgtctctgtctctgtctctgtctctgtctctgtctctgtctctgtctctgtctctctctctctctctctctctctctctctctctctctctctctctgtctctctctctcgatatttggaaatatagatagatagatagatagatacatagatacatacatacatacatacatacatacatacatacatacatacatacatacatacatacatacatacaaatatgtttatatatataatatatatatacattaatatacattatatatatttccattaaccTCCTCACTTTTCCAACACCATTTCTGTAGCATCAGCTGCCTACTCTTAACCCCCACTAACTCTctaacccttcccccacccacatcCCTAACCCCAACCCTAACCCTCACTCCCCCAGAAGAACCGCCCACCGCCACCACCCTTCAATCGGCCGCAGACTGACATCAGTCAATTCCACAATTGTGTTTCTATTGGCGAGCGTGGgcggttttgtgtgtgcgtgtgaccaaTACTGACCATACGCCGTGAAGGCCTTTCGAGATCCATTGTTTTCTGGAGACAGGAATACACCATAACAACCCCCCcgccatgcgtgtgtgtgccttgttgtgtgtgtgtgtgtgtgcgtgtgtgtgtgtgcgtgtgtgtgtgtgcgtgtgtgtgtgcgtgcgtgtgtgtgtgtgtgtgtgtgtgtgtgtgtgtgtgtgtgtgtgtgtgtgtgtgtgtgtgtgtgtgtatgtgtgtgttgttgtttgtgtgtttttggtttggttggttgtttttggggtgtgttggtggggttttgtgtgtgtgggggtgttgtgtgtgttttttggggtgtgtttgtggtgtgtttggtgtgtgtgtgtgtgttggtgtgtgtgtgttttggtgtgtgtgtttataatataatatttataatctttaatttttagttgtgtgtgtgtggggtgtgtttgtgttgggtgtgtggtgtgtgtttttgggtggtgtgtttgagtgtgtgtggtgtgtgtgtggtgtgtggtgtgtgttgtgttgtgttttggggtttttggtgtgtggggtggtatatataaaataatatatatatttagttgtgtgtgtgcgttttttttggtgtgtgtgtgtgtgtttgtttttttttagtgtttttgggtttgggggggggtgtgtggggttgtgtgtgtgtataaataatataatataatattttaatatatataataattttattattttttgtgtgtgtgttgtgtgtgttgttgtggtgtgtgttaccGGGCAGTCGTGTCCCTGGGCTAATACCCGTAGGGATCCGTCGAACTGAAGGCCCCGGATGTTGGGTCTGACGGAGGAAGGTTGTGGAAGCCCCAGCGATCTCTCGACACTCCCCCTGCCTCATCCTggggaaatgacaaaaaatagattgattgatttctTTGGGAATTTGCTTTGTTacgttgtcttcttttctttctccgttttcatATAAGTTGTAGTGTTCTTTTTTTGGGGAAGGATAAAAAGATATCTTGACATTTGTCTCGCTCCCTTGACacaaaaggaaatattaaatgGTTATGGTAAAAAGTAATGGCTGCCCCATGGCACCATGAGTATTTTAAATGATGAAAGCAATGTCCCTTTTACTGATTTGACAAAGTGGCCTTTACTGGACTTTTAGTTTTTGAAGAAatggaattttctttttttttttttttttttttttttttttttttatacaaactaCCTGTCATTGTGGGAAAGGGGTTTTTTCTTATCTTGTGTTTCATGTTTGTGCGAATCCAGGTggagtgtgtaaatatactataaatattttcataaaaccaacaccacaacacccaacaacacacaccccaaaaccaccacacacacacacaccaacccacacaccacacaccaccccccaaaACCACAAAAACCCAACCACAccacaacaaacaaaccacacaacaaaacactttaaaccacaaaaccccaaaaccccccacacacaacacaacacaccaaccacacacaacaacccacacacacacgccacaaaaccccaaaaccccacacatataatgtgtgtgtgtgtgtgtgtgttgtgtgtgtgtgtgttgttgtgtgtgtggtgttgtgtgttgtgtgcgtttgtaaagaagtgacaaaaaaaaattttCTAAATGAAGTCCTCAAAGTCCCAGGAACGAACGCGAACTTATCATGTCTGAATTAATAACGCCCTCATAGTAATTACAAGGGTGCCATGAAAGAAGAAAGTGAACGCAGAAAGAATagacaaaaaacaggaaaaactAAGAAAACGGCGTTGAGGGGTCAAACCCCCCGGTTGCAACCAGGAGGAGGCGCTTGGTGGAGGGGAAGCTTGTGGGGCTTATTTGGGCGTTCCTGTTCACTGGGCCCGGGGtccccgttttcttctctttctttctttttttttctcttttttttctcccttttttctttctttccttttttttccctttttttcatttttttcttctttctctaattttcttctctttctctctctctctctcctcttctctcctctctcctcctctcttctccctctccttctcttctcccttttttccccctttttcctatctattatctctactcttctctatttcatctctttcatctctttctattttctctccccctctctttctctctctctctctctctctctctctctctctctctctctctctctctctctctctctctctctcttctctctctctctctcttctctctctctctctctctctctctctctctctctctctctctctctctctctctctctctctctctctctctctctctctctctctctctccctctctctctctatctatctatctctatctctatctctatctctatctctatctctatctctatctctatctctatctctttcatctctctctctctctatctctatctctatctctatctctatcgctatcttt is a genomic window containing:
- the LOC125033603 gene encoding uncharacterized protein LOC125033603, giving the protein MCQAVYIGLMAVALSLAPGATHASVRVVRQASVERSLGLPSNSSSVRPNIRDTFSCDGLSYGYYADVDNDCQIFHICYPYLQVDGSTQMFKWSFLCPEQTIFNQETLTCTRPEDAVPCEEVASFYFVNSAFGKVDEPFSRNEV